In one Umezawaea sp. Da 62-37 genomic region, the following are encoded:
- a CDS encoding peptide MFS transporter: protein MSATSATEVPQRGFFGHPKGLSTLFFTELWERFSYYGMKAILAYYLYYSVSEGGLGVDKSAALSLVAIYGSSVYMAGVGGGWLADRVFGSQRAVLYGGVLIMLGHIALALPIGLTGVYLGLILIVLGTGLLKPNVSNIVGGLYEEHDQRRDAGFSIFYMGVNLGGFIAPLICGFLGQEVNWHLGFGAAAVGMALGLVQYQFGRKNLGEASDRPANPLPDEHRGRIIGRIAGIAAAVVVVLVLLIVLGVLSGEGVVNLLSVVSVVLPIIYFTVMMRSDKTTPVERTRLVAYIPLFVAAVIFWMLFEQTSTVIAAFADTSVRNSIFGVEFPPSFFQSINPVMIIVLAPVFALLWTKLGTRQPATPRKFSGGLLFVGLSFLVAMAASQSGGPDDKVSPLWLVLVFFVMTCGELLLSPVGLSVTTKLAPRAFAAQTMGLFFLASAAGQGIGAQVVKLYSDDSAVLYFGVLGAIAIGLGVLLLALSSRIRTLMRGVD, encoded by the coding sequence TTGAGCGCCACAAGCGCCACCGAGGTTCCGCAGCGGGGGTTCTTCGGACATCCGAAGGGCTTGAGCACGCTCTTCTTCACGGAACTGTGGGAGCGGTTCTCCTACTACGGCATGAAGGCGATCCTCGCCTACTACTTGTACTACTCGGTCTCCGAAGGCGGCCTGGGCGTCGACAAGAGCGCCGCGCTGTCCCTCGTCGCGATCTACGGTTCCTCGGTCTACATGGCCGGTGTGGGCGGCGGCTGGCTCGCCGACCGGGTGTTCGGCAGCCAGCGGGCCGTGCTCTACGGCGGTGTCCTGATCATGCTGGGGCACATCGCGCTGGCGCTGCCGATCGGGCTCACGGGTGTGTACCTGGGCCTGATCCTCATCGTGCTGGGCACCGGGCTGCTGAAGCCGAACGTGTCGAACATCGTCGGCGGGCTCTACGAGGAGCACGACCAGAGGCGCGACGCGGGTTTCTCGATCTTCTACATGGGCGTGAACCTCGGCGGGTTCATCGCACCGCTCATCTGCGGTTTCCTCGGCCAGGAGGTCAACTGGCACCTCGGCTTCGGCGCCGCCGCCGTCGGCATGGCGCTCGGGCTCGTGCAGTACCAGTTCGGCCGCAAGAACCTCGGCGAGGCGAGCGACCGGCCCGCCAACCCGCTGCCCGACGAGCACCGCGGCCGGATCATCGGCCGCATCGCGGGCATCGCCGCCGCCGTGGTCGTCGTCCTGGTGCTGCTGATCGTGCTCGGCGTGCTGTCCGGCGAGGGCGTGGTCAACCTGCTCAGCGTGGTGTCCGTCGTGCTGCCGATCATCTACTTCACGGTCATGATGCGCAGCGACAAGACCACGCCGGTCGAGCGCACCAGGCTCGTCGCCTACATCCCGCTGTTCGTCGCCGCGGTGATCTTCTGGATGCTCTTCGAGCAGACGTCCACGGTGATCGCGGCCTTCGCCGACACGAGCGTGCGCAACAGCATCTTCGGCGTCGAGTTCCCGCCGTCGTTCTTCCAGTCCATCAACCCGGTGATGATCATCGTGCTCGCGCCGGTGTTCGCATTGCTGTGGACGAAGCTCGGCACCCGCCAACCCGCTACGCCGCGCAAGTTCAGCGGCGGCCTGCTGTTCGTCGGACTCTCGTTCCTCGTCGCGATGGCGGCGAGCCAGTCCGGCGGACCCGACGACAAGGTGTCGCCGCTTTGGTTGGTGCTGGTGTTCTTCGTGATGACCTGCGGCGAGCTGCTGCTTTCCCCGGTCGGCCTTTCGGTGACCACCAAACTGGCGCCGCGCGCGTTCGCCGCGCAGACGATGGGACTGTTCTTCCTGGCCAGCGCCGCTGGTCAGGG
- a CDS encoding TIGR03086 family metal-binding protein: MELIEAHGLGIREFDRRVRRVRPEQWSLGTPCEKWSVRDLVGHIVQEQLWAPELLAGCTPEQVGDRFDGDTLGADPLHSWVLAAAAAREAWITPKALLRPVHLSYGKTTAVEYGWQMTADLAVHSWDLARAIGADERIDPDLAQAVLEHLEPHADEWRSAGVFGPAVPVPADADAQARLLGSTGRTP; encoded by the coding sequence GTGGAACTGATCGAGGCGCACGGACTGGGCATCAGGGAGTTCGACCGACGGGTGCGGCGGGTGCGACCGGAGCAGTGGTCGCTCGGCACGCCGTGCGAGAAGTGGTCGGTCAGAGACCTGGTGGGCCACATCGTGCAGGAACAGCTCTGGGCACCCGAACTGCTGGCGGGCTGCACGCCCGAACAGGTGGGCGACCGCTTCGACGGCGACACCCTCGGCGCCGACCCGCTGCACTCGTGGGTGCTGGCCGCGGCCGCCGCGCGCGAAGCGTGGATCACGCCGAAGGCGTTGCTGCGCCCCGTGCACCTGAGCTACGGCAAGACCACCGCCGTGGAGTACGGGTGGCAGATGACCGCGGACCTCGCCGTGCACTCGTGGGACCTGGCACGGGCGATCGGCGCCGACGAGCGGATCGATCCCGACTTGGCGCAGGCCGTCCTGGAGCACCTGGAGCCGCACGCCGACGAGTGGCGCTCGGCGGGGGTGTTCGGACCTGCGGTACCGGTTCCGGCGGACGCCGACGCGCAAGCGCGGCTGCTCGGTTCGACAGGTAGAACGCCCTAA
- a CDS encoding glycoside hydrolase family 75 protein has protein sequence MRRPSRFGAGLLVLGAIIASTLTSTGAQADVRAAAAQDVSAQAGPTAAALLAKLTSCSQISTGKYRSDEETSANIPVCGKTGAVWYKADLDVDCDGKVTAKCNEDTDPWFQDDTAFHDSKGAPLQADKLPYVVVPSPSGTWDYRKFGISGGGIVAVIYNNKVEYAVVGDTGPTAIIGEASYATAVDLGINPDPENGGSDGPVHYIYFKNSKVSPIEDHAKATSQGAALAQTFIDQN, from the coding sequence ATGCGTAGGCCCTCCCGCTTCGGCGCCGGTCTGCTCGTGCTCGGCGCGATCATCGCGTCGACCCTGACGTCCACCGGCGCGCAAGCCGACGTGCGCGCCGCCGCCGCTCAGGACGTGTCGGCCCAGGCGGGCCCGACCGCCGCGGCGCTGCTCGCGAAGCTGACGTCGTGCTCGCAGATCTCGACCGGCAAGTACCGCTCCGACGAGGAGACGTCGGCGAACATCCCGGTCTGCGGCAAGACCGGTGCCGTTTGGTACAAGGCCGACCTCGACGTCGACTGCGACGGCAAGGTGACGGCGAAGTGCAACGAGGACACCGACCCCTGGTTCCAGGACGACACGGCGTTCCACGACTCCAAGGGCGCGCCGCTCCAGGCGGACAAGCTCCCCTACGTCGTCGTGCCCAGCCCCAGCGGCACGTGGGACTACCGGAAGTTCGGCATCTCCGGCGGCGGCATCGTCGCGGTGATCTACAACAACAAGGTCGAGTACGCGGTCGTCGGCGACACCGGGCCGACCGCGATCATCGGTGAGGCGTCCTACGCCACCGCCGTGGACCTCGGCATCAACCCGGACCCCGAGAACGGGGGCAGCGACGGTCCGGTGCACTACATCTACTTCAAGAACTCCAAGGTCTCGCCCATCGAGGACCACGCGAAGGCCACGTCCCAGGGCGCCGCGCTGGCGCAGACGTTCATCGACCAGAACTAG
- a CDS encoding DUF4262 domain-containing protein translates to MEPVTIPPYPQEEIDLRAWLLEQADLHGHAVVCVPEDAEGAPYSFTVGNWRRFGVAEAVVVGLPGDAATVLLNAYAKRAREGERFLPGQLYHDFFQGVPITFERVFKGFYPEFFGSAFLLYYKGDFPAVQIVVPTPRGDWPWQPTAPAGFADWQLLLTESGHPESWRPGVNGP, encoded by the coding sequence ATGGAACCCGTGACGATCCCGCCCTACCCCCAAGAGGAAATCGACCTCCGCGCCTGGCTGCTGGAACAGGCCGACCTGCACGGCCACGCCGTCGTGTGCGTCCCGGAGGACGCCGAGGGCGCGCCGTACTCGTTCACAGTCGGCAACTGGCGCCGCTTCGGAGTAGCCGAGGCCGTCGTCGTGGGGCTTCCGGGCGATGCCGCGACCGTGCTGCTGAACGCCTACGCGAAGCGCGCCCGCGAGGGGGAGCGGTTCCTACCGGGCCAGCTCTACCACGACTTCTTCCAAGGCGTCCCGATCACCTTCGAGCGCGTGTTCAAGGGCTTCTACCCGGAGTTCTTCGGCAGCGCCTTCCTGCTGTACTACAAGGGCGACTTCCCGGCGGTGCAGATCGTCGTGCCGACCCCGCGGGGCGACTGGCCGTGGCAGCCGACCGCACCGGCCGGATTCGCGGACTGGCAACTGCTGCTCACCGAAAGCGGCCACCCCGAAAGCTGGCGACCGGGCGTGAACGGTCCCTGA
- a CDS encoding YebC/PmpR family DNA-binding transcriptional regulator — MSGHSKWATTKHKKAAIDAKRGKLFAKLIKNIEVAARTGGSDLEGNPTLFDAVQKARKNSVPVDNIERARKRGGGEEAGGADWQTIMYEGYGPNGVAVLIECLTDNRNRAAGEVRTAMTRNGGSMADPGSVSYMFSRKGVVILPKAGLAEDDVLMAVLDAGAEEVNDLGDSYEVVSEATDLVGVRTALQEAGYDYDSADSNFLPSVTVELEAEGARKIFKLIDALEDCDDVQNVFANFDVSDEVMAEID, encoded by the coding sequence ATGAGCGGCCACTCCAAGTGGGCTACCACCAAGCACAAGAAGGCCGCGATCGACGCCAAGCGGGGCAAGCTCTTCGCGAAGCTGATCAAGAACATCGAGGTGGCCGCTCGCACCGGTGGTAGTGACCTCGAGGGCAACCCCACGCTGTTCGACGCGGTCCAGAAGGCGCGCAAGAACTCGGTGCCGGTCGACAACATCGAACGCGCCCGCAAGCGCGGCGGTGGCGAGGAGGCGGGCGGCGCCGACTGGCAGACGATCATGTACGAGGGCTACGGCCCGAACGGCGTGGCCGTGCTGATCGAATGCCTCACCGACAACCGCAACCGCGCGGCGGGCGAGGTGCGCACCGCGATGACCCGCAACGGCGGCTCGATGGCGGACCCCGGCTCGGTCTCGTACATGTTCAGCCGCAAGGGCGTCGTCATCCTGCCCAAAGCGGGCCTCGCCGAGGACGACGTGCTCATGGCCGTCCTGGACGCGGGCGCCGAGGAGGTCAACGACCTGGGCGACAGCTACGAGGTCGTCTCCGAGGCCACGGACCTGGTCGGCGTGCGCACCGCACTCCAGGAAGCCGGCTACGACTACGACTCGGCCGACTCGAACTTCCTCCCGTCGGTCACCGTGGAACTGGAAGCCGAAGGCGCGCGCAAGATCTTCAAACTGATCGACGCCCTGGAGGACTGCGACGACGTCCAGAACGTCTTCGCGAACTTCGACGTCTCCGACGAGGTCATGGCCGAGATCGACTAG
- the pdxT gene encoding pyridoxal 5'-phosphate synthase glutaminase subunit PdxT: MSPAQPVVGVLALQGDVREHLIALAECDVVARPVRRPEELAEVDGLVLPGGESTTISRLLHTFELLEPLRARLADGLPAYGSCAGMILLADKAIDARPDQHQLGGLDIVVRRNAFGRQVDSFEEDLDFDGVEGGPVHAVFIRAPWVESAGGGVDVLARVPESPTAGEAAGRIVAVRQGHVLATAFHPELTGDGRVHRLFVEIVRSAG; encoded by the coding sequence GTGTCGCCAGCCCAGCCCGTCGTCGGTGTGCTCGCCCTCCAGGGCGATGTGCGCGAGCACCTCATCGCTCTCGCCGAGTGCGACGTCGTCGCCCGCCCGGTGCGCCGCCCGGAGGAACTGGCCGAGGTCGACGGCCTCGTGCTCCCCGGCGGCGAGTCGACCACGATCAGCAGGCTGCTGCACACGTTCGAACTGCTCGAACCGCTGCGCGCCCGGCTGGCCGACGGCCTGCCCGCCTACGGGTCGTGCGCGGGGATGATCCTGCTCGCGGACAAGGCCATCGACGCCCGCCCCGACCAGCACCAGCTCGGCGGGCTGGACATCGTGGTGCGGCGCAACGCGTTCGGCCGCCAGGTCGACTCGTTCGAGGAGGACCTGGACTTCGACGGCGTCGAGGGCGGCCCGGTGCACGCCGTCTTCATCCGCGCCCCGTGGGTCGAATCCGCCGGTGGCGGCGTCGACGTGCTCGCACGGGTACCGGAATCCCCGACGGCGGGCGAGGCCGCCGGTAGGATCGTCGCGGTTCGGCAGGGTCACGTGCTCGCCACCGCGTTCCACCCGGAACTCACCGGCGACGGGCGGGTGCACCGCCTTTTCGTGGAAATCGTTCGCTCAGCGGGCTGA
- a CDS encoding aminotransferase class I/II-fold pyridoxal phosphate-dependent enzyme: MAGMRTTAVHGGREDLVALGVHAVPIDLSTTYPIPDQAAGGEALQSFADGAAEAASPVYARLHNPTVARFERALAQLEGTEQAVAFGSGMAAVTAVVQAATVLNGKSHVVAVRPLYGGTDHLLSSGLLGIRTTYATADRVADAITPDTGLIVLETPANPNLDLADIAAVVAQAGTVPVMVDNTFATPVLQNPAAHGAAYVLHSGTKYLGGHGDVLGGVVACDAERAGALRQVRIVTGAVLHPLGGYLMHRGLATLPLRVEASQRSAVELARRLVGHPAVGTVRHPSLPGADPAGLLGRQLRGPGAVLAFTTRENPVDVVRGLALITPAVSLGSVDTLIEHPAGLTHRLVPSADRNACGVPENLLRLSVGLEDVEDIWEDLDRALSRDWSGLGHADLPAQAAEHDRRTDTAAALPPLPRPFTSRDHASY, translated from the coding sequence ATGGCGGGTATGCGGACGACTGCCGTGCACGGTGGACGCGAGGACCTCGTGGCGCTGGGGGTGCACGCGGTGCCGATCGACCTGTCGACGACCTACCCGATCCCGGACCAGGCCGCGGGCGGTGAGGCGTTGCAGAGCTTCGCGGACGGGGCGGCGGAGGCGGCGTCGCCGGTGTACGCCCGGCTGCACAACCCGACCGTGGCGCGGTTCGAACGGGCGCTGGCGCAGTTGGAGGGCACGGAGCAGGCGGTCGCGTTCGGCAGCGGCATGGCCGCGGTGACCGCCGTCGTCCAGGCCGCGACCGTCCTCAACGGCAAGTCGCACGTGGTGGCCGTGCGCCCGCTCTACGGCGGCACCGACCACCTGCTGTCCTCGGGTCTGCTGGGCATCCGCACGACCTACGCCACCGCCGACCGGGTGGCCGACGCCATCACGCCGGACACCGGGCTGATCGTGCTGGAGACGCCCGCCAACCCGAACCTCGACCTGGCCGACATCGCCGCCGTCGTCGCGCAGGCCGGGACGGTGCCCGTCATGGTCGACAACACCTTCGCCACGCCGGTGCTCCAGAACCCGGCCGCCCACGGCGCCGCCTACGTCCTGCACTCCGGCACCAAGTACCTCGGCGGCCACGGCGACGTGCTGGGCGGCGTGGTGGCCTGCGACGCGGAACGGGCGGGCGCCCTGCGCCAGGTGCGGATCGTCACGGGCGCGGTCCTGCACCCGCTGGGCGGCTACCTCATGCACCGCGGCCTGGCCACGCTGCCGCTGCGCGTCGAGGCCTCGCAGCGCAGCGCCGTCGAACTGGCCCGCAGGCTGGTCGGGCACCCGGCCGTCGGGACGGTCCGCCACCCGAGCCTGCCCGGCGCCGACCCGGCGGGCCTGCTCGGCAGGCAGCTGCGCGGGCCCGGCGCGGTGCTCGCCTTCACGACCCGCGAGAACCCGGTGGACGTGGTGCGCGGACTGGCCCTGATCACCCCCGCGGTGAGCCTCGGCTCGGTCGACACGCTGATCGAGCACCCCGCCGGGCTCACCCACCGGCTGGTGCCCAGCGCGGACCGCAACGCGTGCGGGGTCCCGGAGAACCTGCTGCGGCTCAGCGTCGGCCTGGAGGACGTCGAGGACATCTGGGAAGACCTCGACCGGGCCCTTTCGCGCGACTGGAGCGGCCTCGGCCACGCCGACCTCCCCGCGCAGGCGGCGGAACACGACCGCCGGACGGACACCGCGGCAGCACTTCCGCCGCTACCACGGCCCTTCACCAGCCGTGATCACGCGTCGTACTAG
- a CDS encoding Lrp/AsnC family transcriptional regulator, with amino-acid sequence MTVMDSVDAAIVHELQKDARLANKDLADRVNVAASTCVVRHRALRDRGVITGYHAAIDLAAVGRPVQAIIAVRIRPHTRAIVGPFMEYALSLSETLAVSHVTGPDDFLVHVAVADTAHLQRLVLDGFTTRREVTEVHTNLLFEHVRKHTVPTV; translated from the coding sequence ATGACCGTGATGGATTCGGTGGACGCCGCGATCGTGCACGAGTTGCAGAAGGACGCGCGGCTGGCGAACAAGGACCTGGCCGACCGCGTGAACGTCGCCGCGTCCACCTGCGTGGTCCGCCACCGCGCGCTGCGGGACCGCGGGGTGATCACCGGCTACCACGCGGCGATCGACCTCGCCGCCGTCGGCAGGCCCGTGCAGGCGATCATCGCGGTCCGGATCCGCCCGCACACCCGCGCCATCGTCGGGCCGTTCATGGAGTACGCGCTGTCGCTGTCGGAGACGCTCGCGGTGTCGCACGTGACCGGGCCGGACGACTTCCTGGTGCACGTGGCGGTGGCCGACACGGCGCACCTGCAACGGTTGGTGCTGGACGGGTTCACCACGCGGCGGGAGGTCACCGAGGTGCACACCAACCTGCTGTTCGAGCACGTCCGGAAGCACACGGTGCCGACGGTGTAA
- a CDS encoding acyl-CoA dehydrogenase, which produces MPTDVLRDLLDGRWADLRRTSRDLLATVEPAPPGDLQSQRARTFEQLRLLADGGHPLTGFPKAYGGADDVGGSVVAFEVLGFGDLSLMIKAGVQWGLFGGAVQALGTQEHHDRYLPGIMSLAIPGCFAMTETGHGSDVQHLRTTATYDDDAQEFVVNTPDRNARKDYIGNAARDGRVAVVFAQLISGGEEHGVHALVVPLRDEHGQALPGVSIEDCGPKAGLNGVDNGRISFDHVRVPRTELLNRYGDVAPDGTYSSPVDGAGRRFFTMLGTLVRGRISVAGGAGSATKKALALAIRYGETRRQFTRPDGEEVVVLDYLAHQRQLLPALAKTYALHFAQEELVSALHDVEDDRGKREVESRAAGIKAIATWHATETIQRCREACGGAGYLAENLLPQLKADTDVFTTFEGDNTVLLQLVAKGLLTSYRDHVGDLDTLGMARFAADQFVGVVIERTAARAIIARLVSGGDDGLLERGWQLRQLEFRETHVLEGLARRLKRATSDDQDAFEVFNNAQDHVLLAARAHIDRVVLEAFVAAVDRCPDAETTALLDKVCDLYALSVIEGDRAWFLEHDRLTPARSKAVTQAVNELCRQLRPHARELVDAFAIPESLLEAPITAG; this is translated from the coding sequence ATGCCGACCGACGTTCTCCGCGACCTCCTCGACGGCCGGTGGGCCGATCTCCGACGGACCTCCCGCGACCTCCTGGCCACCGTGGAACCAGCACCGCCGGGTGACCTCCAGTCCCAGCGCGCCCGCACGTTCGAGCAGCTCCGGCTGCTCGCCGACGGCGGCCATCCCCTGACCGGGTTCCCGAAGGCCTACGGCGGGGCGGACGACGTCGGCGGGTCGGTGGTGGCGTTCGAGGTGCTGGGGTTCGGGGACCTGTCGCTGATGATCAAGGCCGGCGTGCAGTGGGGGCTGTTCGGCGGGGCCGTGCAGGCACTCGGGACGCAGGAGCACCACGACCGGTACCTGCCGGGGATCATGAGCCTGGCGATCCCCGGCTGCTTCGCGATGACGGAGACCGGTCACGGTTCCGACGTGCAGCACCTGCGGACCACCGCGACCTACGACGACGACGCGCAGGAGTTCGTCGTCAACACGCCGGACCGGAACGCGCGCAAGGACTACATCGGCAACGCGGCTCGCGACGGCCGGGTGGCGGTCGTGTTCGCGCAGCTGATCAGCGGCGGTGAGGAGCACGGCGTGCACGCACTGGTGGTGCCGCTGCGGGACGAGCACGGGCAGGCGCTGCCGGGGGTGTCCATCGAGGACTGCGGGCCCAAGGCGGGGCTGAACGGCGTGGACAACGGGCGGATCTCGTTCGACCACGTGCGCGTGCCGCGGACCGAGCTGCTCAACCGGTACGGGGACGTAGCGCCCGACGGCACGTACAGCAGTCCGGTCGACGGCGCCGGGCGGCGGTTCTTCACGATGCTGGGCACGCTGGTGCGCGGCCGGATCAGCGTGGCGGGCGGGGCGGGCAGCGCGACGAAGAAGGCGCTGGCCCTGGCGATCCGCTACGGCGAGACCCGCAGGCAGTTCACCCGGCCGGACGGCGAGGAGGTCGTGGTGCTCGACTACCTCGCGCACCAGCGGCAGCTGCTGCCCGCGTTGGCGAAGACCTACGCGCTGCACTTCGCGCAAGAGGAGTTGGTGTCGGCGCTGCACGACGTCGAGGACGACCGCGGCAAGCGCGAGGTCGAGTCGCGGGCGGCGGGCATCAAGGCGATCGCGACCTGGCACGCGACGGAGACGATCCAGAGGTGCCGCGAGGCGTGCGGCGGGGCCGGGTACCTGGCGGAGAACCTGCTGCCGCAGCTGAAGGCCGACACGGACGTGTTCACCACGTTCGAGGGCGACAACACGGTGCTGCTGCAACTGGTGGCGAAGGGGCTGCTGACGAGCTACCGCGACCACGTCGGGGATCTGGACACCCTGGGGATGGCGCGGTTCGCGGCCGACCAGTTCGTCGGGGTGGTGATCGAGCGGACGGCGGCGCGGGCGATCATCGCGCGGTTGGTCAGCGGCGGGGACGACGGGCTGCTGGAGCGCGGGTGGCAGCTGCGGCAGCTGGAGTTCCGGGAGACCCACGTGCTGGAAGGGCTCGCCCGGCGGTTGAAGCGGGCCACCTCCGACGACCAGGACGCGTTCGAGGTGTTCAACAACGCGCAGGACCACGTGCTGCTCGCGGCTCGGGCGCACATCGACCGGGTGGTGCTGGAGGCGTTCGTCGCCGCCGTCGACCGGTGCCCGGACGCGGAGACCACCGCGCTGCTGGACAAGGTGTGCGACCTGTACGCGCTGTCGGTGATCGAGGGCGACCGGGCCTGGTTCCTGGAGCACGACCGGTTGACGCCCGCGCGGTCGAAGGCGGTCACGCAGGCGGTCAACGAGCTGTGCCGCCAACTGCGGCCGCACGCCCGTGAGCTGGTCGACGCGTTCGCGATCCCGGAGTCCTTGCTGGAGGCGCCGATCACCGCGGGCTAG